TAGAGCACCTGACTCTTAATCAGGGTGTCCAGGGTTCGAACCCCTGATCGCGCACTCAGGAATCACTGTTTTTAACGGCTGCGAACGTTGGGGGCGGTGGTTTTTTTGTATTCTTTTTTAGTAATTTTGCAGGACTTATGTTATACTGTGGATAAATCAAAATGCAGAGGAGAGGATGCAAATGGGAATCTATTTGAATGGGACAACAGCATATACTTTGTACAAAAGTGAAACAGTTTGATGAAAGGAAGCGTATGAATAACAAAAGAAAGCAAATTATAAAAATAGTTATACCATTAATAATTGCATTATTGTCTGTTTTTGTATTCGCTCGATTCACAACATCTACAGAATATCATGCCAAAACAATACAGTTTTTGAATGAAAAGAAGACAACGGTTATGGAATTGACAGCGGCTTCCACGGCAGCTTCAGCGGCAATCACGTTGATTCCGGGAGATACAGGAACTCCGATTGCGGAAAAACTGGCAGATTTGAGCTCGTATTTTCTGGTTGTATTATGTGCATTATTTTTGGAAAAATATTTGCTGACGATAACGGGCTATGCAGCATTTATGATATTAATACCAATTGCCTGTGTATTATATTCGGCGAGTGAGATATTTAAACGGAACATATGGAAGCAGTTTGCATATAAGTTGGTGTTATTTGGACTTGGTATCTATCTGATTGTGCCGGTCAGTGTAAAGGTATCGGATATGATAGAGACAACATATCAGACATCTATTGAGCAAACAATCGATTCGGCAAAACAGACGACAGAAGAAATCAAAGATAGTAGCGACGAAGAGGAAAGTAGTGGTGTGAGTGGATTTATTTCCAAAGTGAAAGATGGAGTATCGGATACAACGGCTAAAATACAAAATGTGTTGAATAATTTTATTGAGGCGTTGGCGGTTATGATCGTAACTTCATGTCTGATTCCGATATTGGTAATGATATTCTTTGTGTGGATTATTAAGAGCATGCTGGGAATGGATATGACCGGATGGAAGCGGATTGAGAGAATATAGGTATGGACCCAGACAGGGACGGAGTTTCATGGTTCTTTTGCTGAGCAAAAGACCATGAAACTCCGTCCCTGTCTGGTCTATACCTGTCTGGTTAGTTATCCAACAACCATTTCCAAATAGGAATTACCTCAATATTGATTCCATCGCAATCAATAACAGCCTCTTCGCTATTAGTAATGAGAATACATTTGGCGTTGGGGATAAAATTATTTAGCTTCACAAAGGCTCTGGTTTCACGTTCTCTTGTATCTATGTTATCCAGAACCTGCATACTGACCTGGATAGCAAGATTGTCTAATGGTACATAAAAGTCAATTTCTACATTATTCTCAAAGAAATAGACATTTTCGGTACCATAACGTCGCATCAGTTCGATTGCAACAAGATTTTCCAGTTGAGCAGATTTGCAGTCTAGCAGCATAAGTCCTAGAAGTCCGGTATCCATAAAGTAATACTTAGGAGAAGTCTCTTTTTCTACAAGTTTGGCGGCATAGTTTTGCAGAGTAAAGAGCAGGTAGGAGTCTGTCATATAATTGACATAGTTTATTACGGTTTGTTTACCGATAGACATTCCACTACTTTTTAATATATTAGTCAGTCGGTTATACGATAAAGGTTTTGTGACAGATTCTGCAATTTTCTTTAAAATCAGCCTTATTGCGAAATCGTTGGTGATTTTATTTCTGCTTATAATATCACCAAGATATACGGTTTGATAGATGCTGTTCAAAAAAGCCCTTTTGTTCTTTATTTCAACTAATTCAGGAAACGCTCCATAAGTTACGTATTCGTTATATTGATTTTGGACATCTGCCCTGTCTTTGGTGCTAATAACATCCAGATAATTCTTTGTCATATTATTTGCAATTAGATATTCAGAGAAAGAATATGGATAAACATTCATAATAACAAAGCGCCCACCTAAAGTAGAAGCTATTTCGTTACTTAGCATTTTACTATTACTGCCAGTAATATTGATTCGATATTTCATATCCGCAATTCTGCGAACGAACTTTTCCCATCCGTTAATATTTTGAATCTCGTCTAAAAATAGATATGGTTTGACATCAGTTCCGGATAGTTCTAATCCGATTTCTAAAATGAGATTTAGATCTTCAGCAGTCATTTCCAAAAGACGCTCATCTTCAAAATTTACATAAACAATTTGGGACAAGGGAATTCCATTGTCTTCTAATTGCTTTATTTGTTGATACATCATATATGACTTTCCGGTTCTTCTGATACCAACAAAGCAATAATTGACATTGGTTTCTAGAGAATATTGTCTTGTTATTAATGGATTGTTGAGATAAATATCTTTTTGATCAATCATGATTTGTTTTATAGTATCTCGATTCATAATATATGTCACCTCTTTCTATATGAGATAATTATATATCAATATTGTCTTGCATACAAGACAATATCATGAATAAGTTGTCTTGTTTAATGAGAATGGAGATATAAATAGTATATGCGTATTGATGGGTATTATAACAGGGACCAAACAGGAACCAGACAGGGACGGAGTTTAATGGCTTTTTTGCGAGTAAAAAGGCCATTAAACTCCGTCCCTGTGGCTTGCTGTGGGCTTGTATTTTGACGAAATATGGGTTAAATTGTTCTATATAAATGCTGACAGAGGGGATGATATCATGATTAAATTAAATGACTATCTGTACTCAGGAGATACCATATTCCGTATCCTGGATAAGTACATAGCAGATTTGCGAAAAGAAGCAAAGCGGACGCACAATGCGATTGATCTGACACATTGTAATTTTTTACTTCAGATCAGAGGTCTGTTGGAGCATAATGATTTCCTGACGGCACAGTCACAGCAAATCCGGGAGTTTTATAAATATATGGCAAAAGAATATCCATTCCTTGCATTTACTTTTAAAGGACGTATTAAATCATTAATTAGGGCAGAGGCAAAGTTTAATGGTTATATAGTAGAATATATTTATGATTACTATGTGGAAAGAGGAACGTATCCGTCTGTATCAGAAATCAAGGATCGGTTGAGTTGTTTTCGTGATTTTATTGCATATCGTATTGTCATCTCAATGCCAAAATGCCATTATCCAAATGAAGAAAAACGGAAAGCAGAGGAGTTAAAATGTTTGTACGAAATTGCAAATGTATTGCCGGGATTTTTGGAGGAACGCGGATTTACTGCTGAATCGGCATATGGTGTAAAGATAAGTGAATCACCACTTCTGAATGAGGAAGTGAAACCTTATTATCGAGATTATATTTCCAATCAAAGTGCAAACGGCTATCAGTCGTTACATATTACTTTTTTTGATAATTCATCCAGAAGCTTTATGGAAGTCCAGATTCGAACAAAAACAATGGACGATATTGCAGAAATAGGACAAGCAAATCATACAGCATATGAGAAGAAACAAAAAGAAGAACGTGCAAGGCGAGACGTAATTCCAAAAGGAGAGTGCAGATATTTTGATGAAGCATATGAACGAGGAATGGCTCTGCTGGGAATAGAACTGAATAAATTAGATGTTAATATGTTCGGGGCAGTGGATAACAATTTAATTAATGATGGATGTGGATTATATCGCGGACGACTGATTCTGCCGTATGAACATTTGTCACGTTTTCAAAATGATTTAATAGATTAGAACCAGATAGGGACGGAGATTAGTGGCTTTTTTGGGAGCCGATTGGGACGGAGTCAATAACATTTAGTTAAGCTTTTTTCATCATAGTATGAACCTATTGAAGTTCTCTTCCCTAAGCTTTTAAAAAGTATTATTATCATAAAAGTAGATGATTTTTATAAGAAAATATTTTTTTGCACCATAATCAGGCAGAGCCTTGCTTCTGCCTGATTAATACAATATAATATATCTTGTGTTAAGCTCTATTGTTTAACGGCTTTACAGTTTGTGATCTGACCTGTCGAGCGGTCTGTTGTTTCACCCTAATAGCTGTTTGATGTCGTAGCATTAGAGCTTTTACTATATCATTCGTCATTCGATGTTTTATGAATCTTCGTGCAATAGGAAGAACATCTTCAAAGGATATTTTGTATTCATATTTCCTTTTTTTCTTTCCTTGCTCTTTCTTTTTTTCTTCTGTAGCAAAGGTGTGAAGAAGTGAGGCAAAGTTATACATAATAAGTTTTGCATATACTTCTTGAATAATCAGTTCCCGATTAACCGAATGTAAATACACTAGTGAAAGCGCATATTTTAAGCGTCGG
This Ruminococcus hominis DNA region includes the following protein-coding sequences:
- a CDS encoding bifunctional (p)ppGpp synthetase/guanosine-3',5'-bis(diphosphate) 3'-pyrophosphohydrolase, which produces MIKLNDYLYSGDTIFRILDKYIADLRKEAKRTHNAIDLTHCNFLLQIRGLLEHNDFLTAQSQQIREFYKYMAKEYPFLAFTFKGRIKSLIRAEAKFNGYIVEYIYDYYVERGTYPSVSEIKDRLSCFRDFIAYRIVISMPKCHYPNEEKRKAEELKCLYEIANVLPGFLEERGFTAESAYGVKISESPLLNEEVKPYYRDYISNQSANGYQSLHITFFDNSSRSFMEVQIRTKTMDDIAEIGQANHTAYEKKQKEERARRDVIPKGECRYFDEAYERGMALLGIELNKLDVNMFGAVDNNLINDGCGLYRGRLILPYEHLSRFQNDLID
- a CDS encoding ATP-binding protein; this translates as MNRDTIKQIMIDQKDIYLNNPLITRQYSLETNVNYCFVGIRRTGKSYMMYQQIKQLEDNGIPLSQIVYVNFEDERLLEMTAEDLNLILEIGLELSGTDVKPYLFLDEIQNINGWEKFVRRIADMKYRINITGSNSKMLSNEIASTLGGRFVIMNVYPYSFSEYLIANNMTKNYLDVISTKDRADVQNQYNEYVTYGAFPELVEIKNKRAFLNSIYQTVYLGDIISRNKITNDFAIRLILKKIAESVTKPLSYNRLTNILKSSGMSIGKQTVINYVNYMTDSYLLFTLQNYAAKLVEKETSPKYYFMDTGLLGLMLLDCKSAQLENLVAIELMRRYGTENVYFFENNVEIDFYVPLDNLAIQVSMQVLDNIDTRERETRAFVKLNNFIPNAKCILITNSEEAVIDCDGINIEVIPIWKWLLDN